One Trichomycterus rosablanca isolate fTriRos1 chromosome 10, fTriRos1.hap1, whole genome shotgun sequence DNA window includes the following coding sequences:
- the si:ch211-214e3.5 gene encoding zinc finger protein 518A — translation MEVMADDPPQSHDQNGNAKKHVLTVHTLSLKELANQTEITYNDIYNHDDALFGESESGTESHTESKSLEKSPCKVQQGAVFSGKILSFCCSECKGDVTYSPNDLLKHFQGVHKGTLPTYPCDLCTFVTNEFSSLQRHRIGHRDTFVTCEICNDGVQYTLLLLTRHFIMCHSCNGLFRCKKCDFSTRDAGTFVQHIHHHNEDSQKHVKCPSMSPTQGKVYSGKAHSGTFPFTCQFCGFGASWKEYLNKHMSVAHADEVDKTNRWRTIDDGSKVNSPGLKLLLKKSPPPGGSREPQWISQLNSLPGVGLLDHNGRLLNPEKTLEETQQFLERAVGVKKESNKWSKGILKGEQQSSYPVTSTTAQPKMQENELTLGSGILDSSNSNGLTVLMVKNKISIPPNCTTKVMGFKMVDGKKHLVLKVIPTKQEPDTKIEENEKTTSSPSASMSCRSGCVLGSEFEKKKDLSDLIKVEAHDSENNNSDGSQLVDEHKAKQVCEKVHEPSASHCVDLVSCMNKEAPFSKNQTNDLEKKPSPVHELSFSHSIADQSSNSTAEDLSVEEVSQLESTVHGPTIVSNLITVSASEAPMCSLTSDCIENDVTAATVDPCEINREQTSPRISINLTIEKQQRLGLNESESLPSENAATVNTCPVDGKSLQTNSANDLTLSTDLSPRKELTERKQASDNTSMDSQNANITSNGETFQDTTPQNKPNAADLFTGKDGSTEVEAVLQNSPNQEVFSFHNYSKETFGSPPDLLDVDQSPGDIEGDEYEENFEELKLDADWSLTLPASPPIGAEQSEECLESGSASDNDQASLSLQTSFERVSDSDIEVDECIATVDEFPIEQTEKRDGFSEPERKAENAGSSALEKGTANLSNAAVLGKILEKHSDAIISQQLEKDRMVSTATPQDTNRPTKTTLRIVQMPEGKRQMFLQTAETPYAVPVQLTSGPGFKLITKSCASQVNVSYMKSGIERSCKGTGLSLTLNGGRIGMSAQGLGEKAKGQASVLQTANNSGGHYIVSASALKRPLLLSSPVKSSSGEQRINTQQTCYLVHQPLPVAPVSSESTDSTPKTVLATRSVLTLPVNSADKAAPLQTGRQAYLVRYISQAKSGLLVNNTSEKNAGQGSQANTAGKNRFLVVRGPNGTRFLTTAPYTSAKKPIYVAAKSLQSPYILMSSDNSITKCSAGLNTSNASHSPSYKLISAKLKDVLSKTDINNKQAEESSEFQSTLMPINACSQSLRRRKRSLLEGSFETHYKTRRVSSMSSAQKEPVSPWKPVAKDAKRTLRLTPFRPFQQIKCPRQNQPVVVLNHPDADIPEVANIMKSIKRYNGEVVKVALSQSTVSALSKWSLTGPDGRLSKNASCVTEVLPRTGNNVKERFILKLKFKKKNRRKYEVVKLSSNTGSDRSSMFRCWFCGRAFNNQEEWIGHGQRHLMEATRDWNKVF, via the coding sequence ATGGAGGTAATGGCAGATGACCCACCACAAAGCCATGACCAGAACGGAAATGCAAAGAAACACGTTTTAACAGTGCATACATTATCTTTAAAAGAGCTGGCTAATCAGACAGAGATCACATATAATGATATCTATAACCACGATGATGCGCTGTTTGGAGAGTCTGAATCTGGAACTGAATCTCATACAGAGAGCAAATCTTTGGAGAAATCACCATGCAAGGTGCAACAGGGTGCTGTTTTCTCTGGAAAAATCCTCAGTTTTTGCTGCTCTGAATGCAAAGGTGATGTCACTTACAGCCCAAATGACTTGCTGAAACATTTCCAGGGAGTACATAAGGGTACACTTCCAACCTATCCGTGTGATCTTTGTACCTTTGTCACCAATGAATTCTCTTCTCTTCAGCGGCATCGCATCGGGCATCGGGACACTTTCGTCACTTGTGAAATCTGCAACGATGGAGTCCAGTACACTCTACTGTTGCTTACCAGGCATTTTATTATGTGCCATAGCTGCAATGGACTTTTTCGCTGTAAGAAATGTGACTTTTCAACCAGAGACGCAGGCACCTTTGTTCAGCACATTCATCATCACAATGAGGACAGCCAAAAACATGTTAAGTGTCCATCCATGAGTCCTACACAGGGGAAAGTTTACAGCGGGAAAGCCCACTCTGGGACTTTTCCTTTCACTTGCCAATTCTGTGGCTTTGGTGCTTCTTGGAAGGAGTATCTTAATAAACATATGTCTGTGGCTCATGCTGATGAAGTTGATAAAACAAACCGATGGAGGACAATAGATGATGGTTCTAAAGTCAATTCTCCTGGACTGAAGCTGCTGCTTAAAAAGAGTCCTCCTCCTGGAGGATCCAGAGAACCACAGTGGATATCACAGCTGAATTCCCTTCCCGGAGTAGGTCTGCTTGACCACAATGGACGGCTCTTAAATCCAGAGAAAACGTTAGAGGAAACGCAGCAATTTCTTGAAAGAGCTGTTGGAGTAAAGAAAGAGAGTAATAAATGGAGTAAAGGAATACTCAAAGGTGAACAGCAGAGCTCATATCCTGTCACATCTACAACAGCACAGCCAAAGATGCAGGAAAATGAACTCACTCTTGGATCTGGAATTTTAGACTCGAGCAACAGCAATGGACTGACTGTTCTCATGGTCAAAAATAAAATCTCCATTCCTCCCAACTGTACTACAAAGGTCATGGGCTTTAAGATGGTAGACGGTAAAAAGCATTTAGTTTTAAAAGTCATACCAACAAAACAGGAACCTGATACCAAAATTGAAGAGAATGAAAAGACTACCAGCTCTCCCAGTGCCTCGATGTCCTGTAGATCAGGATGTGTTCTTGGTTCAGAAtttgagaaaaagaaagatttgTCTGATTTAATAAAAGTAGAGGCACACGACAGCGAAAATAACAATTCGGATGGGTCACAATTGGTAGATGAGCATAAAGCAAAGCAGGTTTGTGAAAAAGTTCATGAGCCATCAGCCTCGCATTGTGTAGACTTGGTTTCTTGTATGAACAAAGAGGCACCATTTTCCAAGAACCAGACAAATGATTTAGAAAAAAAACCATCACCTGTTCATGAGCTTTCTTTTTCTCATTCAATTGCTGATCAGTCCTCAAATTCAACTGCCGAGGATTTAAGTGTGGAGGAAGTATCTCAGTTGGAATCAACTGTGCATGGACCCACAATAGTTTCCAACCTAATTACAGTATCTGCAAGTGAAGCCCCAATGTGTTCTCTGACTTCTGATTGCATTGAAAATGATGTCACAGCTGCCACAGTTGATCCATGTGAGATAAATAGAGAGCAGACCTCACCCAGAATTTCTATTAATTTAACCATTGAGAAACAACAGCGCTTAGGTCTTAATGAAAGTGAGTCTTTACCATCTGAAAATGCAGCAACTGTAAATACTTGCCCTGTGGATGGTAAGTCTCTACAGACTAATTCAGCTAATGACCTTACCTTAAGTACTGATTTATCTCCAAGAAAGGAATTAACAGAACGAAAACAAGCTTCAGACAACACAAGTATGGACAGCCAGAACGCCAATATTACTTCAAATGGGGAAACGTTCCAAGACACAACtccacaaaataaaccaaatgcAGCTGATTTGTTCACTGGCAAAGACGGTAGTACAGAAGTTGAAGCGGTACTGCAAAATTCCCCAAATCAGGAGGTTTTTAGTTTTCACAATTACTCTAAAGAGACTTTTGGCAGTCCCCCTGATTTACTGGATGTCGATCAGTCTCCCGGAGATATAGAGGGGGACGAATATGAAGAAAATTTTGAAGAACTCAAGCTGGATGCTGACTGGAGCTTAACACTACCTGCATCCCCACCCATTGGAGCTGAACAGTCTGAGGAATGCCTTGAAAGTGGAAGTGCCAGTGATAACGATCAGGCTTCTTTAAGTCTCCAAACATCATTTGAAAGGGTTTCAGATAGTGATATAGAGGTTGATGAGTGCATAGCTACTGTTGATGAGTTTCCTATTGAACAGACAGAGAAAAGAGATGGCTTCTCAGAACCAGAAAGAAAAGCAGAAAACGCTGGGTCATCTGCACTTGAAAAGGGGACTGCAAATTTAAGCAATGCTGCTGTTTTGGGCAAGATACTTGAAAAGCACTCTGATGCTATAATCAGCCAGCAGCTCGAAAAAGACAGGATGGTATCCACAGCTACACCACAGGATACTAACAGACCTACTAAAACAACACTTCGAATTGTCCAGATGCCTGAGGGAAAACGGCAGATGTTCCTTCAGACTGCGGAGACTCCATATGCCGTCCCAGTCCAGCTTACAAGTGGTCCAGGCTTCAAGCTCATTACAAAGTCTTGTGCTTCTCAAGTTAATGTGTCATACATGAAGTCAGGAATTGAAAGGTCTTGCAAAGGTACAGGTTTATCTCTGACATTAAATGGTGGTAGAATTGGAATGTCAGCACAAGGATTAGGAGAAAAGGCCAAAGGTCAGGCATCAGTTTTGCAAACTGCGAACAACAGTGGGGGCCACTACATTGTCAGTGCTTCTGCCCTGAAAAGGCCCCTGCTCTTATCAAGTCCTGTGAAGTCATCCTCTGGAGAACAAAGGataaacacacaacaaactTGTTATTTGGTTCACCAACCACTTCCTGTTGCTCCAGTAAGTTCTGAGTCCACTGATTCCACCCCTAAGACTGTACTAGCCACACGCTCAGTATTGACTTTACCAGTAAACTCAGCTGATAAAGCAGCTCCTTTGCAAACTGGGCGACAGGCATACCTAGTTAGATATATCTCTCAAGCCAAGTCAGGCTTACTGGTTAATAACACGAGTGAAAAGAACGCAGGTCAGGGCAGCCAGGCAAATACAGCTGGAAAAAACAGGTTTTTAGTTGTAAGAGGTCCAAATGGAACCAGGTTTCTCACCACTGCCCCATACACATCAGCCAAGAAGCCTATTTATGTGGCCGCAAAATCTCTGCAGTCACCTTACATTCTTATGTCTTCAGATAACTCGATTACAAAATGTTCAGCTGGACTGAATACCTCCAATGCTTCTCACAGCCCCTCTTATAAACTAATCTCAGCAAAGCTTAAGGACGTTTTATCtaaaacagacattaacaaTAAGCAAGCTGAGGAAAGCTCAGAATTCCAGTCCACGCTGATGCCCATAAATGCTTGTTCACAGAGCCTCCGGAGGAGAAAGAGATCACTACTCGAGGGCTCTTTTGagactcattacaaaacaagaaGAGTATCAAGCATGTCATCTGCACAAAAAGAGCCCGTCTCACCGTGGAAGCCAGTGGCAAAAGATGCTAAAAGAACACTCAGGCTTACTCCATTCAGACCATTTCAGCAGATCAAATGTCCTCGTCAAAACCAGCCGGTTGTGGTGCTGAACCACCCTGATGCTGACATCCCTGAGGTGGCAAACATTATGAAGTCCATTAAAAGGTACAACGGTGAAGTCGTTAAAGTGGCATTGTCGCAGAGTACAGTCAGCGCTCTTTCTAAATGGAGTCTTACTGGTCCAGATGGTCGACTGTCAAAGAATGCTTCCTGTGTTACAGAAGTTTTACCACGTACTGGGAACAACGTTAAAGAGCGATTTATCCTAAAACTGAAgttcaaaaagaaaaataggCGCAAATATGAGGTTGTAAAGTTGTCATCCAACACAGGTTCAGATCGGAGTTCAATGTTTAGGTGCTGGTTTTGTGGTCGAGCATTTAACAATCAAGAGGAGTGGATCGGTCATGGACAGAGGCATCTCATGGAGGCAACAAGAGACTGGAATAAGGTGTTTTAA